A genomic region of Miscanthus floridulus cultivar M001 chromosome 3, ASM1932011v1, whole genome shotgun sequence contains the following coding sequences:
- the LOC136544251 gene encoding uncharacterized protein, with product MAQPPNPKRRSLPLPDCRSDLPEDLLESIGQRLASGHDVTSFQSACSPWRAAVPFATFGPLLLLPFDSDSDRVDFYCIPEKKVLSKTLPDVRGKVACVSSYGWLALMDEAASVTLLNPFVDVRALCVELLPVGEYVDAMASSERVSRVHGRWVLYPTNGYGDADAAGRAIKLEDMRDVFFREIMLSASFDAAGRECVAMAMLGCSTEVVFCRIGVDSAWTLLNTKLEFSVGSIVHC from the coding sequence atggctcagcctcccaatcccaagagaaggtccctacctctccctgactgTAGATCCGACCTGCCAGaagatctcctcgagtccatcgggcagcgtctcgcgtcaggccacgaTGTGACGTCCTTCcaatccgcttgctccccatggcgcgccgccgtCCCGTTCGCGACTTTCGGGCCGCTCCTACTGCTCCCGTTCGACTCCGACTCGGACCGCGTCGATTTCTACTGCATCCcagagaagaaggtcttgtccaagacgctgcccgacgtgcgcggcaaggtggcgtgcGTCTCCTCATatgggtggctggcgctcatggacgaggcggcgtccgtgacgctgctgaatccatttGTCGATGTCCGTGCCCTCTGCGTTGAGCTCCTGCCAGTAGGCGAATACGTCGATGCGATGGCCTCATCGgaacgcgtgtctagggtccacggtCGGTGGGTCCTCTATCCCACCAACGGCTATGGGGACGCGGATGccgcaggcagagccatcaagctagaagacatgagggacgtgttcttccgtgagatcaTGCTCTCGGCATCGTTTGACGCCGCCGGccgcgagtgcgtggccatggccatgcttgggtgctccacggaggtcgtgTTCTGCCGGattggagtcgacagcgcatggacgctgctcaacaccaaactggagttctccgtggggtccatcgtccactgctaa
- the LOC136542145 gene encoding phospholipase A(1) LCAT3-like isoform X2 → MLGAALRLRVRVLRRRRRPRPHRGRRRGRRVGEDDDEGGREPVLLVSGMGGSVLNARRRSNPKFDLRVWVRILLANLYFKKYLWSLYNADTGYVEPLDDDVEIVVPEDDHGLFAIDILDPSWFVELLNVSMVYHFHDMIDMLINCGYEKGTTLFGYGYDFRQSNRIDKAMAGLRAKLETAYKTSGGKKVNLISHSMGGLLVRCFMSMNHDVFAKYVNKWICIACPFQGAPGCINDSLLTGLQFVYGFESFFFVSRWAMHQLLVECPSIYEMLPNPEFKWKKKPIIQVWRKNPEKDGIVELVQYEATDCVSLFEEALRNNELTYNGKKVALPFNMSVFKWATKTRQILDNAELPDTVSFYNISGTSYETPYDVWLIGYQCVKFKVEKL, encoded by the exons ATGCTCGGCGCGGCGCTCCGACTCCGCGTCCgcgtgctccgccgccgccgccgccctcgccccCACCGCGGGCGCCGCCGAGGCAGGCGGGTCGGGGAAGATGACGACGAGGGAGGCCGGGAGCCGGTGCTGCTGGTGTCCGGGATGGGCGGCTCCGTGCTGAACGCGCGCCGCCGGTCCAACCCCAAGTTCGACCTCCGGGTCTGGGTGCGCATCCTCTTGGCCAACCTCTACTTCAAGAAGTACCTCTGGTCGCTCTACAACGCCGACACAG GGTATGTGGAGCCGTTGGACGACGATGTGGAGATTGTCGTGCCGGAGGACGACCACGGCCTGTTTGCCATCGACATTCTTGATCCTTCCTGG TTTGTAGAACTTCTCAATGTGTCTATGGTGTATCACTTCCATGATATGATCGATATGCTCATAAACTGTGGATACGAGAAAGGGACCACACTATTTGGATATGGTTATGATTTTCGCCAAAGCAACAG GATAGACAAAGCGATGGCTGGTTTGAGAGCAAAACTTGAGACAGCTTATAAGACCTCTGGAGGTAAAAAAGTTAATTTAATCTCTCATTCTATGGGCGGATTGCTAGTACGCTGCTTCATGTCTATGAATCATGAT GTATTCGCTAAGTATGTAAACAAATGGATTTGCATTGCTTGTCCATTTCAAG GTGCCCCCGGATGCATCAATGATTCTCTACTTACTGGATTGCAATTTGTTTATGGTTTTGAGAGCTTCTTTTTTGTATCTAGATGGGCAATGCACCAACTG CTTGTTGAATGCCCATCAATCTATGAAATGTTACCAAATCCAGAATTCAAGTGGAAGAAAAAACCAATTATTCAGGTTTGGCGTAAGAACCCTGAAAAGGATGGAATTGTGGAGCTAGTTCAATATGAAGCAACTGATTGTGTGTCCTTGTTTGAAGAAGCTTTAAGGAATAATGAG CTCACGTATAACGGGAAGAAAGTAGCACTACCATTCAATATGTCAGTCTTCAAATGGGCCACCAAGACCCGCCAAATCCTAGACAATGCTGAATTACCAGATACTGTGAGCTTTTACAATATATCCGGGACATCTTATGAAACTCCATACGATGTATG GCTTATAGGTTATCAATGTGTAAAGTTCAAGGTAGAGAAACTTTAG
- the LOC136542145 gene encoding phospholipase A(1) LCAT3-like isoform X1, with protein sequence MLGAALRLRVRVLRRRRRPRPHRGRRRGRRVGEDDDEGGREPVLLVSGMGGSVLNARRRSNPKFDLRVWVRILLANLYFKKYLWSLYNADTGYVEPLDDDVEIVVPEDDHGLFAIDILDPSWFVELLNVSMVYHFHDMIDMLINCGYEKGTTLFGYGYDFRQSNRIDKAMAGLRAKLETAYKTSGGKKVNLISHSMGGLLVRCFMSMNHDVFAKYVNKWICIACPFQGAPGCINDSLLTGLQFVYGFESFFFVSRWAMHQLLVECPSIYEMLPNPEFKWKKKPIIQVWRKNPEKDGIVELVQYEATDCVSLFEEALRNNELTYNGKKVALPFNMSVFKWATKTRQILDNAELPDTVSFYNISGTSYETPYDVCYGSENSAIGDLSEVCHTVPAYTYVDGDGTVPIESALADGFSAKERVGVEADHRGLLSDENVFKLLKKWLGVSEKSEWRCVSKSKVVDLGT encoded by the exons ATGCTCGGCGCGGCGCTCCGACTCCGCGTCCgcgtgctccgccgccgccgccgccctcgccccCACCGCGGGCGCCGCCGAGGCAGGCGGGTCGGGGAAGATGACGACGAGGGAGGCCGGGAGCCGGTGCTGCTGGTGTCCGGGATGGGCGGCTCCGTGCTGAACGCGCGCCGCCGGTCCAACCCCAAGTTCGACCTCCGGGTCTGGGTGCGCATCCTCTTGGCCAACCTCTACTTCAAGAAGTACCTCTGGTCGCTCTACAACGCCGACACAG GGTATGTGGAGCCGTTGGACGACGATGTGGAGATTGTCGTGCCGGAGGACGACCACGGCCTGTTTGCCATCGACATTCTTGATCCTTCCTGG TTTGTAGAACTTCTCAATGTGTCTATGGTGTATCACTTCCATGATATGATCGATATGCTCATAAACTGTGGATACGAGAAAGGGACCACACTATTTGGATATGGTTATGATTTTCGCCAAAGCAACAG GATAGACAAAGCGATGGCTGGTTTGAGAGCAAAACTTGAGACAGCTTATAAGACCTCTGGAGGTAAAAAAGTTAATTTAATCTCTCATTCTATGGGCGGATTGCTAGTACGCTGCTTCATGTCTATGAATCATGAT GTATTCGCTAAGTATGTAAACAAATGGATTTGCATTGCTTGTCCATTTCAAG GTGCCCCCGGATGCATCAATGATTCTCTACTTACTGGATTGCAATTTGTTTATGGTTTTGAGAGCTTCTTTTTTGTATCTAGATGGGCAATGCACCAACTG CTTGTTGAATGCCCATCAATCTATGAAATGTTACCAAATCCAGAATTCAAGTGGAAGAAAAAACCAATTATTCAGGTTTGGCGTAAGAACCCTGAAAAGGATGGAATTGTGGAGCTAGTTCAATATGAAGCAACTGATTGTGTGTCCTTGTTTGAAGAAGCTTTAAGGAATAATGAG CTCACGTATAACGGGAAGAAAGTAGCACTACCATTCAATATGTCAGTCTTCAAATGGGCCACCAAGACCCGCCAAATCCTAGACAATGCTGAATTACCAGATACTGTGAGCTTTTACAATATATCCGGGACATCTTATGAAACTCCATACGATGTATG CTATGGCTCAGAAAACTCCGCGATTGGAGATTTGTCAGAAGTGTGTCACACAGTG CCGGCATACACTTACGTGGATGGAGATGGCACAGTTCCCATAGAATCGGCACTG GCTGATGGGTTCTCTGCGAAAGAAAGAGTTGGCGTCGAGGCCGACCACCGTGGCCTGCTGTCTGATGAGAATGTATTCAAGCTTCTCAAGAAATGGCTCGGTGTGAGTGAGAAGTCAGAGTGGCGTTGCGTGTCAAAATCCAAAGTGGTAGACCTTGGCACCTAA
- the LOC136546595 gene encoding uncharacterized protein isoform X1, protein MAPPPRWLRREVLVGLALGQFVSLLITSTGFASSELARRGVNAPTSQSLLNYILLALVYGGTLLYKRQHMTIKWYYYLILGIVDVEANYIVVKAYQYTSLTSVMLLDCWSIPCVIVLTWIFLKTKYGLRKFIGVGVCVAGLILVVFSDVHASDRAKGPNPLKGDLLVIGGSMLYAISNVTEEYFVKKSNRVEVMAMLGVFGAIISGIQISILEQKELRSTHWTAGAILPFIGFALAMFLFYSTVPIILKICGATMLNLSLLTSDMWAVLIRIFAYHEKVDWMYFVAFAGTATGLVIYSYRGSKQISEDTAQVTQAMDEEAATANSTAQVPAVGDGPASNKDFS, encoded by the exons atggcgccgccgccgaggtGGCTGCGGCGGGAGGTGTTAGTGGGGCTCGCGCTGGGACAGTTCGTCTCGCTGCTCATCACCTCCACCGGCTTCGCCTCCTCCGAGCTCGCTCGCCGAG GTGTCAATGCACCTACATCACAGTCATTGCTGAATTACATCCTTCTTGCACTTGTTTATGGTGGAACACTGCTATACAAAAGGCAACATATGACG ATCAAATGGTACTACTACTTGATCCTAGGCATCGTTGATGTGGAAGCTAACTACATTG TTGTGAAGGCTTATCAGTACACGTCCTTGACCAGTGTGATGCTCCTGGATTGTTGGTCGATTCCATGTGTCATTGTGCTCACTTGGATCTTCCTGAAGACAAAATATGGGCTGAGGAAGTTCATTGGTGTTGGAGTTTGCGTGGCTGGCCTTATTTTGGTCGTATTTTCTGATGTGCATGCTTCTGATCGAGCAA AAGGACCCAACCCCTTGAAAGGTGATTTGCTTGTCATTGGCGGCTCCATGCTTTATGCCATCAGCAATGTTACCGAG GAGTACTTTGTTAAGAAAAGCAACAGAGTTGAGGTGATGGCAATGCTAGGTGTTTTTGGAGCAATTATAAGTGGTATACAGAT AAGCATACTTGAGCAAAAAGAGCTCAGATCGACTCACTGGACTGCTGGTGCG ATTCTTCCCTTCATAGGGTTTGCATTGGCAATGTTCTTGTTCTACTCAACGGTACCAATTATACTCAAG ATATGTGGCGCAACCATGCTTAATCTCTCACTCCTGACCTCAGACATGTGGGCTGTTCTAATACGTATTTTTGCTTACCATGAGAAG GTTGATTGGATGTACTTCGTTGCTTTTGCTGGCACAGCAACTGGCCTTGTCATCTACTCATACAG GGGCTCAAAGCAGATTTCCGAAGACACAGCACAGGTTACACAGGCCATGGATGAGGAGGCTGCAACGGCAAACAGCACAGCACAAGTTCCTGCTGTCGGAGATGGGCCAGCCTCCAACAAGGACTTTTCATAG
- the LOC136546595 gene encoding uncharacterized protein isoform X2 produces the protein MAPPPRWLRREVLVGLALGQFVSLLITSTGFASSELARRGVNAPTSQSLLNYILLALVYGGTLLYKRQHMTIKWYYYLILGIVDVEANYIEGPNPLKGDLLVIGGSMLYAISNVTEEYFVKKSNRVEVMAMLGVFGAIISGIQISILEQKELRSTHWTAGAILPFIGFALAMFLFYSTVPIILKICGATMLNLSLLTSDMWAVLIRIFAYHEKVDWMYFVAFAGTATGLVIYSYRGSKQISEDTAQVTQAMDEEAATANSTAQVPAVGDGPASNKDFS, from the exons atggcgccgccgccgaggtGGCTGCGGCGGGAGGTGTTAGTGGGGCTCGCGCTGGGACAGTTCGTCTCGCTGCTCATCACCTCCACCGGCTTCGCCTCCTCCGAGCTCGCTCGCCGAG GTGTCAATGCACCTACATCACAGTCATTGCTGAATTACATCCTTCTTGCACTTGTTTATGGTGGAACACTGCTATACAAAAGGCAACATATGACG ATCAAATGGTACTACTACTTGATCCTAGGCATCGTTGATGTGGAAGCTAACTACATTG AAGGACCCAACCCCTTGAAAGGTGATTTGCTTGTCATTGGCGGCTCCATGCTTTATGCCATCAGCAATGTTACCGAG GAGTACTTTGTTAAGAAAAGCAACAGAGTTGAGGTGATGGCAATGCTAGGTGTTTTTGGAGCAATTATAAGTGGTATACAGAT AAGCATACTTGAGCAAAAAGAGCTCAGATCGACTCACTGGACTGCTGGTGCG ATTCTTCCCTTCATAGGGTTTGCATTGGCAATGTTCTTGTTCTACTCAACGGTACCAATTATACTCAAG ATATGTGGCGCAACCATGCTTAATCTCTCACTCCTGACCTCAGACATGTGGGCTGTTCTAATACGTATTTTTGCTTACCATGAGAAG GTTGATTGGATGTACTTCGTTGCTTTTGCTGGCACAGCAACTGGCCTTGTCATCTACTCATACAG GGGCTCAAAGCAGATTTCCGAAGACACAGCACAGGTTACACAGGCCATGGATGAGGAGGCTGCAACGGCAAACAGCACAGCACAAGTTCCTGCTGTCGGAGATGGGCCAGCCTCCAACAAGGACTTTTCATAG